The Chitinophaga lutea genome contains the following window.
TCGCCGCTGCGCTCGTGGTGCAGGTGATGCGTGCGCTTGCCGTCGCGGTCGAGCACCAGTTCCACGCCGGGCACCTGTTCCATCAGTTCGCGCACCTGCCGGTAGCACGAGCGGTCGTTGATATATACATGAGCGAACTGGTGATCCGCCACCACGAAAGCCCTGGAAGCGCCCGCATCGAGCAGCTCGAGGCCGCGCTCCACGCGCACGGACAGCAGCCCTTTTTCGCGCAGCAGGCGGTTGAGGTGGATGGGACGGCTCACGTTGGTGATGCCATATTCGGATAATATGATGATTTCGCAACCCTGCTTTTCATAATGCTCTACGATCTGCCGGCAGAGCTTGTCGACCGCCTGCAGCTCGGGCGCTATTTTCGTGTAATCGTGTCCGTATTTCTGCAGGCAATAATCGAGGTGCGGCAGGTAGATCAGCGTCAGGTTCGGGTTATGCCATTTGTCTGTAAGGATGGACGCATCGGCGATCCACTGGGAAGAAACGATGTTGGCGCCGGGGCCCCAGAACTGGAAAAGCGGGAACTGCCCGAGCGCTTGCTGCAACTCATCGCGCAGCGATGCGGGATGCGAATAACAGTCGGGCATTTTGCGGCCGTCGGATAAATACTGCGGGCGCGGCGTTACGGAGAAGTCGGCGCTGGAGTACATGTTGTACCACCAGAACATTTTCGAACAGGTGAAACCGGGGTGCAGGCGCCGGGCTTGCTCCCACACTTTGTCGCCCTGCACGAGGTGATTGGATTGTTTCCAGAATTTGATCTCGGCATCCGTTCTGTCGTACCAGCCATTCCCCACAATCCCGTGCTCGCTGGGCCATTGCCCGGTGAGGTAGGTAGATTGCACGGCGGTGGTCACTGCCGG
Protein-coding sequences here:
- a CDS encoding alkaline phosphatase family protein; amino-acid sequence: MRKTVVLDVVGLSATLVGEHTPFLAAFAKKHHQSTIAPMLPAVTTAVQSTYLTGQWPSEHGIVGNGWYDRTDAEIKFWKQSNHLVQGDKVWEQARRLHPGFTCSKMFWWYNMYSSADFSVTPRPQYLSDGRKMPDCYSHPASLRDELQQALGQFPLFQFWGPGANIVSSQWIADASILTDKWHNPNLTLIYLPHLDYCLQKYGHDYTKIAPELQAVDKLCRQIVEHYEKQGCEIIILSEYGITNVSRPIHLNRLLREKGLLSVRVERGLELLDAGASRAFVVADHQFAHVYINDRSCYRQVRELMEQVPGVELVLDRDGKRTHHLHHERSGDLVLVADAESWFTYYYWLDDAKAPDFARIVDIHRKPGYDPVEMFLNPADPLVKLKVIGKVLKKKLGFRYLMDVIPLDATLIRGSHGRIAENAKDHPVLITTQPVKSNVVATDVHNIILDHLAL